gacacgACTCACTCgcagtacatttactcaagtaatgtaattaaatataCACTCAAGGTACTTCTACTTTATGAGTTTTTCCATTTTATCGAACTATATACGTCTCCTCTGCGACATATCAGACAAATGTCGTGAGCTAAAGCAACCTTCAGGTTGCAATGTTGTAATCCCTTCCTGTCCAATGAAAACCAAACCATGACGTgttgattttaaatattttcgaTAAAGGATGAAATGTTGCTTTTTAAAGGTTGGGGAAATTCTCCTTCGAAGGTTAACAAACTAATAAAAGACCCTCTTGGTTTAGCTGGAAAATCTATTCTCACAAAGCTGAAAACAAGGCTCTTTTTCTGAGCTCTTTTCATAGATACATGGTTCATACAGGACAGCAACGGGATGTAACAACTTTGGTATTTGTACTTCTACTTAAAGTTACTACACGGAACTTTATTCTGTGATGATTTTGGCGGCCCCTGTGGGCGATGGTGGTCGTGTTTCTGAGCGCCAgagacattacatttcatttagctgacgcttttatccaaagttttTACCATCATGTTAccttcatacaccgtagacacaactacagggagcaactcagggttaagcgtcttgctcaaggacacgtcgactacTGCAGTCGGGTCTGAGAGTTCTCCGAGCGAGCGGTCCTTGTCCCTCACAGTAACTTTAAGTGAAAGATCTGAATACCTCTTCCACCCCTGGTGAAATGTGTTCGACAGCGAATCATTTGTCACAGCTCAACTTGTGTTTGAGTGCCGTGAGACTAGTTTCCTGCCTGCTGATGTGAAGAGCGACTGATGGAGCATTCACTCCATCTGCTGCTGTGTTGCTCTTTCATGCAGGGATCAGACAGAATTGGCAAGATCACGTCAGATGAAAATCTTGCGGATTCAGTTCACTCCCAACACTTTGCAGGTAAGAAAGAGTGTCTGTCAGAACGTCATCTGAGCAAAGGAACATCACATATTTTTGATATGTTGGTTTATGAGCGTTAAGACTGTTAAAGATCGATCAGTGTTGAACTCGTCctgcaccgcacacacacacatgtttattaAGGCACGTACAGTGGGAACCCACGAGACGGACCGGTTTGGAAACATTTGAATGCTTTTTCTTGGCATATCAAAGGTAAATAAACGAGGCCGCGCCTCAGAGGAATATCGGTTCAGATACTTGTCAACAATCAAATAAATGATGGGGCATTCATTCACGTACACATGCATCTCTTCATTCCtttgtgtatttcttttttagacattttttattcCCTCACTTATGTgatcatttttgttttattcatttttgtcAGCCACTGAATCTGTCCGCTCTCTGCAGCTTCCGGTGCGTCCACGTACACCCTGGACAGCGGCATCGGCACGTTCCCCCTGCCCGACTGCAGCAGCGGCGCAGCAGGGCGGAGCCTGTCCACGACGAGGGCCGGGGCCGAGCGCCATTCCTCTGGCTCCCCGGGGAGGGCCGGCCGACGCGCCCGCACCCTGGACAGAGAGCCCACGTCACAGGAGGACTGCTACGCGCCGCACAAGCAGCTGATTCCTACCATCCAGTATGGCTCCGTGCTGGAGGGAAGAAGCTGCGCCGGCGTCATCCGTGAAGGTGTCCAATTTATTCATAATCCCAGAACATTCAGCGCATTGTTAGTTCTTTTGTATCGCCTCCAAATGTTGTGCTTCGATCCGCTTGTTCCATACTGTAGTCATTACCTTCggattgaaaatgcggaaggttatgttttgatcgccgtgtatttatttatttatttgtatgcgtgttactcgcataacacaaaaagtattaaaccgaatcgcatgaaatttggtggaatgattggttattatccggggaccatttgattagattttgggatcgatcgggtcaaaggtcaaggtcaagaaaaggtcaaaatcttctttttaccatagcacggtcaatttttatccaactaatgccaaaatgttcataattcaatgcccaatcttgtgatatgcgacggtatgcgctctaccgagtgcccattctagtttgttgttgttgtaatgcactcaaataaacataaaaagcaGTGATTCTGTACCAAGGCGGTCAGGTAATCGGGAAATATTCTGATCCATTAAAATATCCATCTCCAGACAAAGAGGTCCACGGAGCGAACATGTTTTCCCCTCGCTTGAAGACTTGGACCTTCCCCAACCTGAAGACGCCAGCCGGCCCTGCAGAGGTCTACCtggcggtggaggaggaagaagaggaggcggtGTCCTTTGGATCCCCATTCAGAGGGGTAGGAATGCTGCATTATTACTTATTAAATCCtaaaatatattatactattactttttattagACATAGTATACTATATTTGTGTGAGTTTCTTCCACATGCTATACATTGTATTTATGCTCTATTATGACTATTCTAGAGATACTTAACTGATATTTTTAAGACTATTTTCATCAAGTAATACTAATACTTCAATGATTTTTGTGAACATATTGTACGTCTTTTTAGATATACTTTCATAACTATTGTAGATacttaactatatatatacttaacgATATTTTTATGATACTTTCTTAAACATGCTATACTAggatttttattacatttttcaacATTCATTACATTagatttcatttagctgatgcttttatccaaaacgacttacattcatacaccgtagacacagctacagggaggaattcagggttaagtgtcttgctcaaggacacatcgactagggcggggattgaaccgcctcATTGAAAGACAGGATTGCTAACCACCACATGCTCTACTTTGACCTTATTTATGTCTTTTTCTCAACATACTATATATAGAGATTTACTTGACTATTGATATAGCTGATTTCCACATTTGTAATGTCTTTCTTTATCATGCTGTAGTATGCATTTTGCATCACTTTTTGACATGCGATATATAATCTTTGATTCGGTGAAATTCCCAAAATAAAATGCTTTAACAGGGAAAAAATCTCAGGAATCACAACAGATGAGGGATTCCTCTTCCAGGACGGACCTGCATGCAGTAGATTGTGTGTACCTAGTAAACCCAAAAAGCTAAACTTTGGAAAATCAGGAGATTATAGTAATTTTTTTGTAAGTTATTATTCTGGTTTTCTccccaaaataatgtgtttttatttgatctCCTCTTGTTGAAAAACTGTCTAGGAGCTTATCTGGGTCACGAACAGACTAAAAGTACTGCAGGCAGAAAAGTTGagatacattttttaatctGCACTCACATCTTacataatgtaaaaaaacacagaaccaCATTCTCCCTTTAGAAATTATTAATCAGCTGAGTATTAAAGATTCACAGTTGTATGCTTTATGTAGCccacgtttttatttattttattgcacgtGTTTCACAAGTGTTGCATAAGATGAAAGTCGTGACCTAAAAATGTATCTCACCCCATTGTGCATCCTTTCAGAGCATGAAGGCCGGCGGTCCCTCCTCCAGCCGGGTCAACGACCCCGGCAGCTTGCCCGTGCCTGCCCAGTCGGGGATGATCCGCAGGGGGAAGACTCGGACTCCCAGTGTCCCTGAGATGAGCAGGGAGGCCGGGCTGGAGCTGCTCAGGGAGCGGCCGGAGGAAGCTCTCTCGCCAAGCCGCCCTCAGGTCCCGGAGACCCCCGAGTCCCTCAGCGATTCTCTGTACGACAGTCTGTCGTCCTGCGGAAGCCAAGGATGACCCCGCCAAGGGTTGGGGAGGACAGAGAGCGGCGCATGGAGTCCACAGACAATGAGACACAAGCCCGCTCTGAACATGTCTTCTGGATGCCGGCTGTACTGCGATGCTGCCGAACCCACCGCCATCTTTGAGAAAGAGAAGCTGCTTTTTTGATGTTCACAAGAATATTGTGGTGATGCTTTCTCATCAGCTGTTTCTCTGTTGcaactggaaagagatcaatagACTTCTCCTCAGGATTTCCTATAAACATGAAGCCAAAAGCCACCCCAAATCATATAGGCTGTTCACCTTTTTCACAATCAAGACTCTTGTGGACACTCTTTATTCATGTATAGAGGACTACAAAACGCATGGCTAAGCAAATGATTAGCACAAAAGTGATCACTCCTGGGAGTTGTTCAGCAACGTGTCTTTTGTTCATCATCATCGTTGTTGTGTACATCGAGGAAGAGCTGATCTGTATCAATACCTTCATTCTGGACATCATTTCCGCACAATGTATTGAAAAAAACGAGCTCcgtaaaaaaaatgaatgttAATGTCTGTGATTCTTTATTGCTAAACTCATGCATCacaattttaaatgtataaacaatTTTATTGAACATGTTGATATCGTTTTGCAGCCAATGAAGGTTGTCTGAAAATTTCAGTTTTGaatcattttacatttaaaggtAATATATACCAGCAATAATAACATAGATATGAGAAATGGCTACACTATTCAATGAATATGtattctattatttatttattttaaatgtacatcATTTACAGTcatcttattttctttttgtaatccTTCTGTGAAATTGCAGTCTCTTCGCTTCGTAGATTATGTTCATATCTGGTATTTCAACATCTCCGTTGCTGTTCGTTCCCTAGCCAATAGAGGTCCTATGTACCTACTGCCGTTTTTCAACTttctaattaaaatgttttgattTACTTCTGTGTGAAGTAGTTATGTTAGCCGCTCAAAATCAATAGACATACAAGGGCATTTAATTTAGACATTTCTACTTTGAGTATTTTTCCACCAATTTATCAGAAAGTACAGAAACtgatattgtattatttattcgCCACATTCCTCGTCCGTCAGAacacctacattacccacaatgcaactcaccCGCAGACAGTTTTGCTGGCGGTTCTGTTGTTACGCTAGTAGCTGCTAGCTAATGTAGCCCGGAGCAGCAATGAGGGGAACAGTGTTTTCACTTCTTTAAAACTCGAGTTTTATCTAATTAACCATTCGAAGATTATGTTGCAAGTTGTCTCATTAATCTTAAAACTAAAGATGTCTCATACATGTATTGCTGTAAAAGTACAATACCTCTGAATCGTATGAGTATACAGTAGCCTAtcataaaatggaaatactcaagtaaagtaaaAGTTCCTCAAGAGTACTTGAGCCGTTGTACTTAGTTACTGATAAACAGACTTGCTACTTCAAATCAGTGAAGTTCTCTTTtacttacgatggaaatattgTACTCTTTACTCGCCAATATATTTCATTCACGGCTGTTAATTTATACATTAAGATTTTACTACCAAAATAATCATTATTGTAGATTAAACAACCCAACGACATTCCCTTacaatatcaaaatataacagaACATGTTCTGCAGTATACTTGTGTACTCAGCGTAAATGTTTATAATACACTAAAAGTACTCGTATTTAGAATGTTCCATTTATGCTAATAGATCAATCTAAATGTTTCTCTCAGTTCTAGGACTGCAATTTACTGTTATTGTCATTGATTAACCGGCTGATTTATCATGGAATACACAAAAATCCAGTCCAAAAAATCCCATCAGAAATCATTTTTGTCCAAGTTGAAGTCTTCAAAGGCTTTTTGTCTGTCCAAAACCAAATTATGTAAAAATGGTTACATTTTAGAAAGTTGAAACCAGCACATTGTGTCACGTTTGTTTGAAAAATATCTGAAAAGATAAAATGACATAACAGTTGCAGATTATTTTCTAGATGATCTGCAAATTGATAACTCATTGCTTCAtgtcataacattttaaatccaGATCTATGATGTATgacagtattatatatatgtataatagtACCGTTATTAGTAgcaatcatttaaaatatgatatTACTTCATTTCAATAGGttcaacacatttatttgagCAAATGTATCAAATTAGTTTAAATTGTACATCCATAAAATAAATTCTTCACAGTTTACACTTTCAAAAAATCGTAAAGGTTAAGATCACTTCTTTTGGCAAACTACTTTCTAGACAACAGATATTTAGAGAACTTTACACTGGAAGAGGTCTGAACAACTCGTCTGCTATCCAAGATGAAAAGACAGATGGCACagactcctccgcctcctccagctgccaACATCCAAAATACCAAAAGTCCGTCTGaatgagcgagtgtgtgtgtagatcatCATGACTCCGACAGGCTTTCAGGGTTTGTGTCCGCGTTACCAGACTTCACCACTCGTACTCAAAACGTTAGTCTCAAAACAGAATTAGTAGGAACAGAAATAATGACAGGGAAATTTctcaatgggtggggggggatctGTTGTCAAAATCATGGAACACCATATCTTATGACACTCCACTaaagaaaatggaggaaaactACAAAATAAGCAAATTAACTGAAATTAAATAACTTCAAATAAAACATTGATAAGACTCTGAATCTGACACGACCCACTAAAAAAGGAGCCCATCGTGTCATTAGTTTATGGCACTAAATAATGAGTATCTTCATCAAGTGCTGCTCAGCTTCTGTGAGTCTTCAAAGGGCAACACTGCCCTCTACAGGCCAAGCACGTTCACTGCAGCATTAGTCTAATTCTCCATTCACAGCTATGATGGGACTAGCATTAGTTTATCAGAAACTTGCATTCAACTCGTTGAAAATTTGAAAAAGAAATCAAAGACATTTCAATAATATAAGACCACAGGAGTTAATTcaataaatgaagaaagaaagtgaaaaGCACCTATTGCATTGCAAAGTGTGCCTCTTCAGACAGATCGTGTTTATTTTCCAAACACTCTttacttcttttccttcttcttctcctgaaaTAGGGACACACAATCAGAGTTGTAAGACACAACTATATCAATCTGAGATATTAGATATTATTCTCCACTTTACTCTAGTGGTATCAAGCCATGCAATTAGATGTGGTTAAAGAGTGTGTGTTGATTGATTATATTTAAGTGAAGATGAAAAATGTATATGGAAATTGTATCATAAACTTATCAGGCTTTAAATACACAGATAACACCCGTTAACAGGATCTCTTCATTATTGCCATTGGTCCTCCAAGACTTATCCGTAAACttgaaaaacattaaaaaaggggaaCATGCTGTACCTTATCGTTCATGGCGAGGATCACCATGAGTTTTCTGAAGATGGTGATGAAATCCAGGAACAAGTCCACACAGTgccttaaaaaataaagtacagcaGGCGTGTTACAGAAACGTgtgatatgtttttttttggggggggggggtctatacATCATTCAATATCTCTAAAACAAGAGCATCTGGATACAAAATAATGGTCGACGGGCTGAGCTTGGCTTGCCCCTCagaaaatgtcacattttagaatCCGTCTTTACTTACTTTTAGGAACTGTTCGCTAAGCTTCACTGTACTATGCAATGATGCATTTgcattgtatttatttggtTATGAGAAAACGTGAGGCAACGGGTaaggaatatttaaaaaacaagtcaTCACCAGATGTAGTCCTTGTCTCCATTCTCGGCTTTCTCAATGATGAGCTGAGTGTCGAACAGGACGAAGCCGCACATGATGAGCAGCCCGAGGTACATGTGTGCCTGCCAGGAACCATGAAAACATGAGTTACACCAAAACGTCGACTCAGCGGAATCATCGTTTTGTGAGGAATGTTGTCATTGGGTCCAGCTACCTTAAACAGCATCACGGATCCAAAGAACATGTTCATCACAGACATCAGGAACAGGAGGGAAAGGCCAGACATCAGTGTGCCTTAAAGAGTCGCGAGTTAAAAGGGGGACATTTAAGTATTGTTGTTAAAAGCTGGAAAGGAGAAGTATCCAGGGTAATGGGTCACAACATTCACAGCCTTCACCTCCAAGGAACAGGTAGCTCCTGCGTTTGGCATAGAGCGCGCTGAGAGTGAAGCAAACGAAAATCGCAGCGGTTCCCATGAAAGCCGTCACGATGATGCtgagaaacaaacaacaacaaaatgtaagCCGTCAGTAAATTACCACTTTCAATTATGAGCGGACAAACTCAGAGGGAGGGCGACCAGTCACCCTACGATGCCATTGCAGTTTAGTTTCATAATGTTTAACTTGACCGATCACATACCTCGGATTAACAGCGATGACAAAGTCCAGTGTGGGGCCAAGTCCAACacctggagagggagaggaaggaaagcGCTGCTTATGACTCTTACGTGACTCTACATTCGCAGACAGCAGAGTTTGCACACAGTGGCAACTGCACCTGGAACGTCAGTTACCTGTGAGGAAGGCAAACCCTGCGAGGATAGCCAGCCTCTTCTTCTCCGTTTCGGAGTTGTGTGGCGTCATGGCGAGCCAGAACATCATCCCCAAGGAGCCGAGTACAGACAGCACTCCTCCCTGAGAAAGAGGCCGCAAGGTTACGATGGAGCATTCAGTTCACCGTTTGTGGGCGACGTCACTGAAACTAGTCGCCTCCGTAACTGAGATGTGAAGATAAGAGCGACAACTCGTCTAAAAGGCCGTTTTCCGTCTCTTCACACACCATCTTATGGTCATTCTGATTCAGATTACAGGAGAGTACTTTAACCTGTGGTACCAGTACAAGCGACTTGTATAGTGCGTCCTCCTTTTATATCAGGGCAGGTGTAGCAGACAAAAAAACGAATTAGAGAAGTTCTTGCTATTTGTTCTCACAttttgtcttgggtttttgatgctcatttgtt
The genomic region above belongs to Pseudoliparis swirei isolate HS2019 ecotype Mariana Trench chromosome 9, NWPU_hadal_v1, whole genome shotgun sequence and contains:
- the tegt gene encoding probable Bax inhibitor 1, whose product is MHVFDRSINFDSLLKFSQISHSTQVHLKNVYSSLALCMFVAAAGSYVHVVTRLFQGGVLSVLGSLGMMFWLAMTPHNSETEKKRLAILAGFAFLTGVGLGPTLDFVIAVNPSIIVTAFMGTAAIFVCFTLSALYAKRRSYLFLGGTLMSGLSLLFLMSVMNMFFGSVMLFKAHMYLGLLIMCGFVLFDTQLIIEKAENGDKDYIWHCVDLFLDFITIFRKLMVILAMNDKEKKKEKK